Genomic DNA from Flavobacterium sp. N502540:
TCGACAGTCTGTTTTTTCTCCGGACGCATTTGCGGGAATAATAAAACTTCTTGAATCGATGCGTTATTCGTTAAATACATAATCAAACGGTCCATTCCAATTCCCATTCCTGATGTTGGAGGCATACCGTATTCTAAAGCTCTTAAGAAATCCTCATCGATAATTCCGTTCGCTTCATCATCACCTTTTGCAGCCAGACGCATTTGATCTTCAAAACGCTCGCGTTGGTCAATTGGGTCGTTTAATTCTGAGTAAGCATTTGCAATTTCTTTACCACAAACCATTAGTTCAAAACGTTCGGTTAAGTCTGGATTGTCGCGGTGTTCTTTACATAACGGAGACATTTCTTTTGGATAATCCGTAATGAAAGTAGGCTGGATGTAGTTTCCTTCGCATTTCGCGCCAAAAATTTCATCGATTAGTTTTCCTTTCCCCATTGTTTTATCGACGTCTATTCCCATTCCTTTTGCAGCGTCATATAATTCCTCTTCGCTTTTTCCGGAAATATCAAAACCGGTAAAATGTTTGATCGAATCCGTCATTGTAACACGGGCATAAGGCGCTTTAAAGTTAATTTTGTGCTCGCCAAAAGTAACTTCGCTTGTTCCGTTTACCGCAATCGCACAATGCTCAAGAAGACCTTCAGCAAATTCCATCATCCAGTTGTAGTCTTTGTAGGCTACATATATTTCCATTGCAGTAAATTCAGGATTATGTGTTCTGTCCATTCCTTCATTTCTAAAGTTTTTAGAGAACTCATAAACACCTTCAAATCCACCAACAATTAATCTTTTTAAATACAATTCGTTTGCAATACGCATGTAAAGCGGAATGTCAAGCGAATTATGGTGCGTAATAAACGGACGCGCTGCTGCACCACCTGCAATTGGTTGTAAAACCGGAGTTTCAACTTCAAGATATCCAGCATCGTTAAAATAACCACGCATAGCGGTAAATAACTTGGTACGTTTGATGAAAGTCTCTTTAACATCCGGATTTACCGTTAGATCTACATAACGCATTCTATAACGCAATTCAGCATCATTAAAAGCATCGTGTACATTTCCTTCTTCATCCACTTTTGGTAAAGGAAGCGGACGTAATGTTTTACTCAAAAAAGTAAAACCGCTCACACGAATACATTTTGCTCCAACCTGAGTCGTAAACAATTCTCCTTCAATACCAATAAAGTCACCTAAATCGGTTAATTTTTTAAATACCTGATTGTATAACGTTTTATCATCACCTTCGCACAAAACATCGCGATTAACGTACAATTGTAAACGTCCTTCACTATCCTGCAACTCAGCAAAACAAGCTTTTCCCTGATCTCTCACACTCATCAAACGTCCGGCAACAATAACCTTCTTACCTTCCTCAAAAGATTCCTTTATCTGCTTTGAAGTGTGATTTACAGGAAAAAGATTAGCCGGATAAGGATTGATTCCTAAGTTGCGTAAGTTTTGAAGTTTTTCTCTTCGGATGATTTCTTGTTCTGATAATGCCATTTTGTGCTCTTTTTTAAGTGTGCAAAGA
This window encodes:
- the lysS gene encoding lysine--tRNA ligase produces the protein MALSEQEIIRREKLQNLRNLGINPYPANLFPVNHTSKQIKESFEEGKKVIVAGRLMSVRDQGKACFAELQDSEGRLQLYVNRDVLCEGDDKTLYNQVFKKLTDLGDFIGIEGELFTTQVGAKCIRVSGFTFLSKTLRPLPLPKVDEEGNVHDAFNDAELRYRMRYVDLTVNPDVKETFIKRTKLFTAMRGYFNDAGYLEVETPVLQPIAGGAAARPFITHHNSLDIPLYMRIANELYLKRLIVGGFEGVYEFSKNFRNEGMDRTHNPEFTAMEIYVAYKDYNWMMEFAEGLLEHCAIAVNGTSEVTFGEHKINFKAPYARVTMTDSIKHFTGFDISGKSEEELYDAAKGMGIDVDKTMGKGKLIDEIFGAKCEGNYIQPTFITDYPKEMSPLCKEHRDNPDLTERFELMVCGKEIANAYSELNDPIDQRERFEDQMRLAAKGDDEANGIIDEDFLRALEYGMPPTSGMGIGMDRLIMYLTNNASIQEVLLFPQMRPEKKQTVELSDEEKFIVDLLKGNENKMDLQQLKITANLSGKKWDASMKNLSKHGLTKVAVEGEFKFVELVG